Genomic DNA from Bombus affinis isolate iyBomAffi1 chromosome 8, iyBomAffi1.2, whole genome shotgun sequence:
GATTGAACCAAATATTGCATCGTtgcgaattaaaaatatatttttcgcgATTATAATTGTGAAGAACATGAAATTCGATATGTTGCATAATTACTTAAGAATAATCAATACGGTCGTGTTCTGCTATGCCATTGCAGAATATAGGGGGGTCTATTGTTTCAGTGAACCAATCCAAATATTGTTTTtcccttccttcttcttctttcttatgACATTATCGCTTTAAATTCCATGCACAAACCCATAAAGTTAAAAAATACATTCTACAAATATTGGACaagtaaaaaattgataaacgcTATAATATACACGCTaaacataatttaaataaagaatTCGAGAACAAAATTCTACAACAGATAGACCCTCCATATTTCTGtacaaaaattgtattttaccTCTATCTAGTTTCTATTCATTCGTCCTACCGGCGTATTACGAAAAACGGATTGCATACACGTTAAAAAAATTGAATCGTCAAGATGGAAGATCAGTGCCAGTCCCACACGAACGGCGGACAGTTATAATTTATGGcacaataaataaatagttctttcgttattacgttattatgCTAATTATCCTTCATGTACAATACAAGAACCGCATGTTTCGTTTCGCTTGAAATTGGACTGACACGTTCCATTAGGAAATGAGAAACAtactaaaaaagaaagaaaaataaaaaaaaggaaagaaagagaacgaTTACCATCCGAAAAAATAAGATCCATATACTGTTTAGAAAATTACCCAACTTATAAACGGGTTAAACATTAGTCcgtttgattaaaattttcaacaatatactaagacatttataaataaatcaTTAACACTCTCTTTCCAGGGACTCTTTTCTCAATTACGAGGAACGCAGACTATGGACACTGAATTAGAATTATTTAGGCCTAGGACACattcaaataaattaattaaagtaaaaataactttaaatataaacaaaatttttgttGTTTTAGTGAAATTATTGTTGTTCTATATTCCAAATCATCTTCTGCTTTCCTCTTACAATGATCGAAACTATTATAAGATTTTAAACTGTTCGATACATCGTAAAGAATAAGTATGTATTGCGCGCAGGAAAGAAAAATAGCAATTCAATCAAAGATTTCACCAGTTCGTGGCCGTTTTCAATATCCAGACATTTCCTATCAGTTACCAAAATTATTACTGTTCACTCAAGAAACGAACTTTTGGTACTGTTTGGTACGGTCTCATTCTCTCTCCCTTCTCAAATCCTTGCAAGTTTCTAATCTTACACCGATACACACTTCACAAAACTCGCTTCaagatattcaaatcaacgaggcattatataaattatattcgaTGGTACCTATACTGTAAAGGAAAAACATCCTCGCACAACATCAATTACATTCAGATCGATCTTAAGGCTGATTTGGTATTTTCTTTCACTAATCAGAATCAACTTATATATTTACAAATccacattattattattttttacctTTTTCGTTTGTCCGTGAGCTGGTATTTTTCAACACTTTTCAACAAACGAATTACATTATCTACGTACGCTGCTGCAACCGTTAACGGCTGCGAAAATCTCATGGTCAACGAGGAATCATTAATTCACCTTTGACGATGATATACATTAAACACAAAAATGTTTTAAGACAGTTACAACGAATCGTACGCAACAATGTTGAAGTTTAAAATCATTTGGAAAAAATATCGAAGAGACTTctacaaatgaaattttcatgCAAAACAATCATTTTATTcccattaatattattttagttttgttaaatagaaattaatcaaatacAAAAATCACATTGAGGAATTCGAATCTTTTTCTAGACTCTgtcaaaaatatattcaaattaatGATCCTCTATTTACGTTTAGTAATTTATAAAAGTTAATGGTactacgataataataataattataataataataataattaagagCAGTTTTAATTTACGCGTAAGAGAAAtatgtgcgaattactttatgtAATATAAAGACGAAATCGTTCGACACTTATGAAAGCCCTGCCTCTCTTTtagcaaaaaagaagaaacaattttataagaaaaattaattaatacctTTTATCAATCAGTCACAACTTTCATTTACAACACAATAGCTTACATGATTACAAGGCGATTACACGTCAGAAGTTAGTCCGCAAAGATATTAGATACTGACAACAAACCATTCCTATTAATTAGATATTGATAAACTTATGACACAGTGATTGATGCCAACGTTAACttaaaaacaaaacaaaacaagaaataaaacaaaagaaaaatataaaaagaaaagatacaACAAATTACAAAAAACGAAACATACGTGGTAACATTGCGCCGTTCAATATGGTGTGCGATCGTAAAAAACGCTAGAAATGATTGCACACCCGTATCTGTGAGTCAGCATCAATCATTTGTCTTTATAAAATTGACTAAAAACGCAACGTTTGCATTAATTTAATATGGGCCTGTATTAAAATAGTAACTATGAACAACAGAGGGCATAGTAGCATTAAATGTGACACATGTGTAAAACTATATGACGAGAGGCATGTCTTTCTTGTTCGGCAAATTCACCTTTTTACCTTGCCAAAGGCTGTTGTGTATCGTAAAGGCATCTATGGTCACAGTCAGATGCTTTGTGTGTACTTGAGAAAAGCATTTTGCTCCTGaattgtatctaaaaacaaagaattatattataaatttattatatacattattGTACTCACAAGAGTTacatagtatatgtatatattcaaTCCACGTGATTATGCAAATGGTACATACGAGAAAAAggttttcacatttttcaatgTCCTTGCTTAATAACATGGTATTGCAATGTAGAATGAGATCAAGAAGTAGAATGAGATAGAAGTACATCTACaataaaaatctaaaaataaaaatctatgaTGACAAACTTACTTGAAAAATTTGTCGAACATTTTATCCATGACTTGTTTCGGTCCAGTACCATATAACTTTGAAACTTCTTCTCTATCTGGGCAGTATGAGTAGAGAGCCCGGAATTGGCAGCCAGCATCTCGAAATAAGATAAGAAAATGCTTGCTTTCTGATCTTGCAATTTCGTCCAAAACTCTTCTCTTAGCTTCCTTATTTACCGTTCCCGGAAACACACAATACTCCACAGCGTTTAGCATAATGCCACGATTTGACTTGGTGGTTGGTTGTTTATACAATCTCGGACCTATTGACAAAAAGAAACCAATCTCATAAAGTTTACGCAATATAAACTTCATCAGTGAATAATTGCTTGCTTAACAACttaatttaacaaaattttcCACGTGGAGAATTTAAGTGTATTCCACATCTCCTAAAAAAAGAACATTTCTTCATAAAGATGGCaacaaatttcaatttataaattatgaatTCTTACATTTGTACCTGAGtagtaaataaatgaaatttgtaaCTAACTTTCTTAAAATCCTTACCATTATAGTCCATCATCGAACTTGGTGTACTACTGATATCGCTGCTACCATCATCGAACACGCGTCTCTTGGTCATCAAACCGGGAGGTAAAGAACCAGGTCCTGATGGCGACGGAAGATGCCTCATGCTACCCATGCCCGGACTCGGTGCTCTCCTAGGAGGTGTAGCTCTGCCCAGTCCGCTGTCCGTATCTGTGTATCGACACATCATACCGTCTTGATCACTACTCGAACCTGCGAACGCAAGCTCGGTATATgaagatagaaataaaaaaaaaaagactcgaACGTATGTGTCCGTCCACGAGATAAAGGACAAGAGATACGGCCTTTCAACAGTCAGTCCAATGTATAATACGTTTATACCCATCCAAGCAAGAGGAATTTGAACGGaatcaattttattaattactaaaCAGTTAGTCCCTGATACGGATTGTGAGATATTAGTCACTTGTTAGACTTACGAAGGACCTTCAAGAGTATCCATCTTCATAGCTTGCGTCCAATATAAaaactttgaaaaatatatatcatacaaatattaaaaatttgttttctttttaattctatGTATCGTCTAAGTTGTTCAAACAGTAAAACTTTTCATGATTCTAAGATAATCTAAGCAACTATTTATTCGAGGAATTTCGAAAACCATAACGATTCCGACAATTTGACTCAGATACTATTTAATCTAACACTTTGTAAAACGCGACGAAAAAACAGTGGACAAATTCATTTGTGGTAAAACATATGATTGCTAGTAGTAATTTTGCGATTTTAGCGGACAAACGAAGCATAACAAATTCATCTATAGACAGTATAATCCGTTAAATGCAGTAGTAAATGTATTAACTCATGCAGCACTTATGAGCTCTATTGAGAAATATAATGCTCTTCGCTAAGATGAATTTACTATGCTATATTACCATAATACCTGGAAATAAAAATAGAGAGGAATGACAGAACAAATACATATTCAACATAAGTGATGGATAAGATGATACAGGACCTAAATGTGAGTCAGAGTGAAAGGTTATTATATGGAAACTGGAACCACCAACAATAATCTGAAAAACACTGAAAACATTGGTACCCATAACCAGTGCTGTACAACAATAAGCCCAACAAGCATCAACTTAAATTTATCTGCAGCAAATGAGTTATCCTGTGAATGAGAATCAAAATTTTATCTGCTCATAGAGGAACATTTTGAGAAGTAAAGAAGTAaagacaatttaaaaaaaaaaaggctgGGAAGCGCTTATGTATCATTTATCTCTCAAGCAATAGAATATAAACATAGCAGATAGAATTTCGAACACATCTAAACAATGTGCTGTTGGTGTATGCGTGTAAGTATATCACTGCCACCTGTGCTCCGATCTGCCACCATGCGACTACGTGTATGCTATGTAGCCTACAAAAAATTGGAACGGTGTACGGGACACGTAAAATATACTTTTGCACGATAGAAGGGGGATTAAACGTATTCCAAGTCACTGGTGCTTCTTACCACACAAATTCATCAAGGAATTAGACTTTCTCCCCTTAAAGTTTTGGTAACTCGGGTATTTAGGCCTGCCTCTAACCTGTTGCTGAGGCTCCTGCACATCTGCAATAATGCAATGTTTACCTTGTTACATTCCAAACGCTATGTACGATCAAAGATTAATAGTAGGGGATGCTTCAATCGTACGTCATTGCATCAGGGGCAGAGTCTAACTACGAGCCATGTCCACTAGGAACATCAAAAACTCAAGGTAGCCAGTGCAGGTTGGTGCAGAACAATGTTGCGTTCCAACTGAAAGATGTCTACTATAAGGCGCTACTTAAAAATAAAGTCATACCCTTAAGTAACCTTACTTAGGTAATTTGAAGAATAATCAAATGCTAATGAAATATTCAACATTGTAAGATTCATACGTAGCTGCCCATACCAGTGATACATCCTGCAACGAGTCTACTTTCATCAAGCCAAACGTTTAAAGGAACATGATTTAAGGCATTCTTTCTATAAACAATATTCAACCCACCTCTAGATGTTTTGTAGGAACCACGTCGACCAAGTTGATTCATACTTCGACAAGGGGAGGAACCTCTACCGTCGTCGGGTGAATCTACGGAAGATACTAAAATAGGGTACCTCTATTACAATCAGTTAGTTCCTCTCCAGGACGATACTAAATACTATATATGTTCTTAAGAATATGTTCTGCTACGACATTACATTAATAAacagatattttaaataaatttgaagcATGCAAAATTGTACGAAAAGAAAAGTgccataatatatatatatatatatcattcacacgttaaaaattaataattttgaaaaaaaaatattgaacaCAATATATCGTCAAGTATTTTCCATTCTTGCTTATATATATTTGATACAATAATATTGCATTTTTTTCTGTTATATATGAAGTGATTGTATATATGTTATAACTAATTAATTTGGGAATATTTCCATAAATTTTGCCGTCAAATATTAGAAGCAGCAAGTATAAACAAAACACTCCAATCAGCATGTTAATAATCATAGGATGACATTTAATATTCCAATAATTTGTTACTTGTTTAGCTCTTCTTATGCAAAgctaacaaatatatatatatgtgatgTTTTAGATATATACGCGAGTCAGAGAGTGTGTGTTGTGCATACCCCTGAGACTGCCGCCCCGATAAAGAGGGCCGGAACGTCGTTCATCGAAATGGGCAGCAGTGAGACTGTCCTGCGAGCCTCGGTAGTAATCTCGCCTCATCGTCGGAGAAGTCAGCGACGCTACAGTAAGTGTGTTAGTGCAAAACAATCAGCTCGAAATTTCTTTACTATTCTAGTTTATTCAAATGAGTATCTAGGTAATGTATGAGATCAGTTCGCTGTGCAATGTTTTCATCTGGAACGATCGACGGCTAAACTAGTATAGCCGAAAAAATTTAGAGCTTATGGAATTGTGACTGGGTGAGCTcccataaaacaaaagaaaacaaCAAGAAAATCAGTATGAAAAACACGACGttactaaaggaaaaaaaaattagATCTTTCGGACTTGAATTTTCGCCATGCAAAAAATAAATGCAATTACATTACAACACTAAGAAACTGTTACTATTAGATTATAATAAAGGAATATACTTGTTACGATAGCAGTGGTAACTGTTATCTTGGAGGTGACTTAATACATGTACAGTAATATATGTTAAAATATGTTGGtcattacattatataaataacaatCATTTTAACTATATGTATCCTATTTAATTTCCTCTCCAAGAAACACTGATCATTGCAGTGAATAATTGTTTCACTACCAAATGTTAGATTCGTTATTATACCTGTACTTAGATTAGAAGAAGAACCCTTCTTTCCACGGCTCGGCGTAAGAGCTCCAGAATCCAACTCCGTACCAGCATCCACATGAATCGTTTTGGGTCGAGGTCGAGTTGTTGCAGTCTTGTTACGCAATTTCGTTGGTTTTATTGTATTAAGAAGTTCTTTATCGATAACCTTGCCCTAAGTAATAGTAACAATTTCTAGCGATTAATTCAATTAAAACACTATTGATGACAGAAAACTTAGAAAAAGCATTCACTTCTCTTTCTGCCTCTTCTATTGCTTTCTTTACTTTATGTTGTTCTAAAATAGCTGCCCTTCGTTGCCTTTCCTCTTCCTTTTTACGAGCTCTTTCTTctgctttcaatttttcttgtTCTCGACGAGCTTGCGCTTCTacctcttttctctctttcatcTCTTCTTGTTGCTGTCTTCTTTGTAATGATAAGAGCATTATACGTTCCTTTTTCCGTTCCATTTCATCAAGAGAATTCTACAACAATATTCCAATAAAGTGTATGTaaggtaaaagaaaaaaaaaagattgtaCAGCGACAAAATTCATGCGAAGTTTATCGCATAACTTACTGGATCAGGATTTGCTAATTGATTTCCAATTATTAAACCAACTCCAGATTGTCGACTCTCTCCACTCATCTCATGTCGTTCTCTttgcttttctctttctccttctctttgTATTTCTCTATCTCTAATTTCTTGCCGTTGGAAGTCTCTCTCGTCTATCTGACGCTGCTTTTCTCGATCAGAATCTCGTTGAATTTCCAGCTGTTTCTGCCTATCCATAACAATCGCAGAAGGAGAGTCAGGACGCATCGTAAAATCTTCACTGTCAACATATGAAGACACGCCTCTTtcctaaagaaaaaaaaaaattacacatttattatatacataacaCGTCCTGTATACGGAttctaaaatttttaaattatcattaCATATTTACCTTTTTAGGGGATGTCCTTTTCACTCTAAGGGTTGGTTTTGGTTTTTTCGGCGCGTCATTATCAAAGCAGATATAAAATCCTTTTTCACCAGCATCCGTTGGATCTAAAGGCGTTACCTCTGGTGTACCTGATGGAGATGGTGTGGCTTCTCTTAATGATGGATGAGGTTGAAATGAATTACGTGATATTGAAGGTCTAGTTGGTGATGGAATTCTATATGTACGGCTGCCGGACGTGATGTTTAAACCTCTTATACCTTGTGTAAGCTCATCATCATTTCCTTTAAAACACATGAATGAGTGAACAAAAAGAGGATGAAAACAAAAACATAAACGTAATGAATTCTTTGAAGATATTACACATGATATGTTTTTAGGTGAATGGGGAAAAAAAAACACTTACCAATAAATGATATATTCTGAGGCTTCATGTCATCAACAGGTGGAGCTGGAACAGGTGCGTGCATTGCAGTAATTTGTCTTTTTTCAGTAGGGCTTTCACACTTAATCGGTATATGGTGTACAGTTGGCCTTTTTGGTTCAGGACTTTCACTCATTAACTGACTTATTCGATGAACCTACATATCAAAATTGAGGATAGAAAATTTGGTAGCGACgacattaatataatatataaactaTCAAACTGTCACAAATAAACGAACCTTATAATGATAACTATACGAATTAGTAAAACTGGATGAATGAAAAAACTGCATTTTTAGTtgtataaatcttttaaaaaGGCAGGTAATTTAAAAAAGGGAGAGGAGCGCTCGAACGTTGAAACTTCAATCCGAGGAGCGTCTGCTATACTAGGTGTGAAGAGAGTATCTATAAATGTGCATTACATCACTAACTGGTTCCATGACAGTTTCttacatatacacatacatgTATGAAGCAATTCATTTACAATCTAATTGACCAAAAAAAGTAGCGAATAATATACAATCTTAACAATAAAACAAAACTTCTCTGTTAGTTTAAATTAgtattatgaaaatatatataattatttatttttattttttacgtgcttaaaatataaattttattaaaaatacattaattAAAACGAAGTTTGATAAATTGGACTTCAAGAATttaagatatattttaatattgtttccataaataaaataaaattttaaataatacttagataaaaatagaaataaaaatttttccttgtgaattattaaagaaaaataaaaatcaaatagAATAACTAAAGATCATTATACTCACAGCATTGCGATGTTGTGGACTAGCAGAAGATGGTGGTGTTTGATTAAAGATAGATGTAGATGATGGATATGTAGGACCAGGATGACTCATTTGATTATTACAAAGACTATGATCTCCACCATTGAGGTACCTCGGTTCTTGAGGAGTATCGTGTAGAACAAATCCTTTCTGTTGAGGTGGATGCGTTCCCCAATTTCGTGTATCTTGATATAAGCGCATGTCTTGTTGATAAGCTACATAAAGTTTTGAAAGATTTAtgttaaaaattatgaaaacatCAATAGATTAAATCCTAGGCTGTTATAATGTACATACGTGTTGGTTGAGTACTATATCGTGGATCCATTGACTGCTGATAGCCCACAGCAGCCATTTCATTTGCTAAGCTTTGAGTTGGAGGTGGTTGACCCCACATTCGTCTTTGCAATTGGGGTTGATCATGTAGATAAAACTGAGATTGCTGAGTATCTTGTAATTTGGATGTTAATGGATTTATAGGCGCCATTCCAAAATTCTAAACAGGGaaggaaaaaagatataaatgttttagatgttattataaaataactaaattacgGAACTGGAAAATAGTACATACTTGCATATGTTGTTGACTAAGACTTTGCAATTGCTGAAACTGTTGCTGTATTTGCTGTTGATGCTGTGTCATTAAATGCTGCTGCTGTATTTGATTTTGCTGATTTGCTAAACGTTGTATATCAGCTTGTATTTCACTAAGACTGTTATTCATTCTGCGAAAAGGTGTACATATTCTTTTTCAACAGATTTGATAAAACGAAATCTTTgtatattataaaatgaaaatgtaTACTAACTGTGATATAGATTGATGATATTGCTCAAGATCCATGTTCTCAATATCTGGAGTGCGTCTTGTTTCAATAAATGGGGCGTTACCGTCATGCTCTAACCATTTATGTTCAACATCCCGAACATCCTCACTAATTTCCTATGATCATTGGTACAAATATTAAATGATTATTTGGAATATGTAAAGAATGTATTCTCtcataatattaatatactGCACACCTACAGGTACATTAgccattttgtattttatccaTTTCTCAATATCTAATAATTGATGACAATCTTGCAACataatatacgtatatcttTTGACATATgcacaaatatttcaattaaaaataaataatatacttgTAGATGTATAAGTAAACAGAAGTTTAATGTGTGTgaacaatataatattattgGTGATCATTTAAATTGAAGACCCGTAATATTGATGACCTAAAGCTTAGAGTCAGTTTATAAGTCATATTTTTCTATAGTAATTTTAAGAGCTGAAATTGCCTTTCAATGCGATTTTCCCTTGAAGTAGTAGATAAGATTACAATAAACACAGATCAATGTCTACAATTAACTACTGTAAAAATGTACACATATAACAATAGATCAGTCCAGTTCAAAGTATTCATACATACATCACATATGTATTCCAATGTAAGATTGGTTTTGTTAATGTTTTTGTGCTAAAGTATGTTTAGAACACAAGTGTAAAACCACCACCACAAACAATAATTTCAAATCAAATTTCAAACACGTCTCTATAGATTCTTATCCAGGGAGTGTTTAGTACTGTACCATGCGTTCCGAGAGCGATATTGTACAAAATTGCATTGAAACGTGGGAACAGAGTAGCAAACTTGATCAAAGACCACAGAATGCATTGAGACTGTTTCGTTTTCCTCTATGACTAAATGTAAGCAACGATAAGCAGAATAATCATacattgttaaaaaaaaagactcaaTTGAGATTATTTTCTGATTAAAAGAAATTATAGAAAGCACATTTTCTATCTTACTTGCAGCGTACTAaggcaattattattattattgctctTTACTTGTTTCTTATattaagaattaaaaataagaGATCAAAGTCCTTTTAATGATATCTTTAAAAGCAAAAGTACAAAAGAAGTTAACGAATGTCTAGAAGCCATACATAAGCCATGTATGTAAATTGCTAGACGAATCAGCAAATATTTCTCTTTCAAATGTTCATCTACAGGAACACTGTTGTATAATATCGTACCTTGAGCGAGAAGGGTCTCTGTGGTTTTTCTTGAGAGGGTTGTTGGGTTACAGGGGTCGTCTCGGAAACACTTGTCGGGGTCTCCCCCGAAGATCCGGAGGTTACAGGAGTGGGGGGACCAATTTCAGCCGGACTGTCCCCCCCAGACGTTGATGAAGAGGGAGATTTAACCTTACCCTGCAACCAGCCCAAGCACCGTGCCTTGTTAAGTACTTGGAGTCCGCATATGCTGAGTCCAATATGTCATCAACCACCACACCATGGTCGGACTTCTCCGCAGCCAAATATATACGTTACATTCAAGCACTAAACGCCAAAGCCAATTCAAAGACTTGCAAATACTTAATTACCAATAGCTTTCTTCGCTATTGCACAACTGAATAATTCTTTTTAAGTAAGTACGATAGAACTTCCATAGTGCACAATGTTCCCAACTAAAGTGAATGAGTAAATAGGTATCCGTTTATCTGATTACTTGAAGAACTTGAAAAGAAACATAGCGTTTTTACTGCCTTTATCTTCTACATTCTCAGATATAAATTATCTTTTACTAGGAATTACAATTCTTATAATTTGATTTCGTTTATATTTAGGATTTTTCAGTTTTTctaaatttaatatcaatagATGAGAAGTAAGTCAATTTGAATATAACTTTCTCGGTTAAAAGTTGCTAATTACTAATGTAAAACATGCATACCGTCACCAAATTAATTTAAACGGTTACTTGTTTATTACTCACATTACTTATTTAgagatatttttacataaacatGTATAAAGCGGAGGAACGAGAACGGCATCCAAGGAATTGATAatctattttattatacaaagtGTGTAGTCTACGTTCAATTTTATAATTCTGTAATAATAGAACTTTATCATATCAGCATGCACTTACCACCAAGTACAGCTGAAagataagaaagaaaaacgtATTACAATAGTTTAGCTGGCAATAAAGATTATCTGCATTAACCATGATAGGCGTCAAAATTATATCACATTTGCAACTACACACAAAGATTCATCGCTCCAGAAGCTAATGATATGACAGAAATATAGATGTTACGGAAAGAAATTAACAAGTATCGAAAAATATGCGGCATTTACCTGAAATAAAACATTATTATCGCAAGCTCACTTACAACGCTACTTCACAGTAATTGAATATAGTAATACAGCCAGTTATAAAATCAAATAAACGTTATAGAagcaaatatataataaatatcgaaTTGCTTGTGGATCTAAAGAAATTTCGttacagaagaaaaagaaactgttCGACGTTCGATACAATATAATTATGCATTGCTCTATACTAAACACCCGTGGCTAAATTTCAAATACCTCATGGCTGTATTCAATGCTCTGTTTCGTTTCGATTTATCTCCTTTCCCCTATTCTTGTACGAGAACAATCGAAGATTAATTCCTCCGGTATACTAAGTATAATTAAAAACGAGAAAACGAAGCACATATACGCTCTCTAAAAATACTTATTCTCATATC
This window encodes:
- the LOC126919322 gene encoding patronin isoform X3, with the translated sequence MWSAITRLFVKGKTEESAPRTKDRTCDGVPDTVVHVFDAMDRNAGDDRRKGPAGEQHHDGAESEHFSDAYDSRQAKQRASVKWLLSKAYNNRVPENLRDPYYIDNENQEHLKPQIVHALSNAELYCLALANIYSDPNYHNQNHCGILQALARKGVYLAEPNNTQLTETILIQNSPLKMSAHMAVIEGLMVLYAKEVVTGDRVVSAIRRFDPQAEVDVPADHEKGLLLWISHASNALIAKIQAEEGAGDKTRLPELPAAKDFQSLCDGVGLAAVVAFYCPGELNWMDIRVSKRPSVADALHNLSLVHAFCNRCLPYSIFHMLPEDVTYMRGCMKQNLVVFLADMYNVLEIHPAKCVRYPGEERAMQFLDACPRNSHGVAHKRSLPQSIAPIPDLRSNLSVSAPGFTVAKAPSSSSVKKSQSLQQTAENYSHDDRRAGSEESFVVHRGKGIPTLSSVADEKSITRVDAAGRPSNWEEQRRSSYAGRRSRRNSVSDDSQLTIENFGGSQDNLHNFGRNPDKEVGAHIGKRSTTEPTLPARSSVQDVYGSGVQHILSDNGYDKEEPPRLRRQTSNSSLDNVALKQILHSSENVNSDGDTSKLASFANLSRQSSEKGINLTYTEQERDDSKSNLSNKKLGQTNGNRNGEKKTTFATLPNTTTWQQQSNQQSQQMEQHSVADENGGNTIMASQLNNIRLKLEEKRRHIENEKRRMEVVMSKQRQKVGKAAFLQAVTKLYLVGKVKSPSSSTSGGDSPAEIGPPTPVTSGSSGETPTSVSETTPVTQQPSQEKPQRPFSLKEISEDVRDVEHKWLEHDGNAPFIETRRTPDIENMDLEQYHQSISQICTPFRRMNNSLSEIQADIQRLANQQNQIQQQHLMTQHQQQIQQQFQQLQSLSQQHMQNFGMAPINPLTSKLQDTQQSQFYLHDQPQLQRRMWGQPPPTQSLANEMAAVGYQQSMDPRYSTQPTPYQQDMRLYQDTRNWGTHPPQQKGFVLHDTPQEPRYLNGGDHSLCNNQMSHPGPTYPSSTSIFNQTPPSSASPQHRNAVHRISQLMSESPEPKRPTVHHIPIKCESPTEKRQITAMHAPVPAPPVDDMKPQNISFIGNDDELTQGIRGLNITSGSRTYRIPSPTRPSISRNSFQPHPSLREATPSPSGTPEVTPLDPTDAGEKGFYICFDNDAPKKPKPTLRVKRTSPKKERGVSSYVDSEDFTMRPDSPSAIVMDRQKQLEIQRDSDREKQRQIDERDFQRQEIRDREIQREGEREKQRERHEMSGESRQSGVGLIIGNQLANPDPNSLDEMERKKERIMLLSLQRRQQQEEMKERKEVEAQARREQEKLKAEERARKKEEERQRRAAILEQHKVKKAIEEAEREGKVIDKELLNTIKPTKLRNKTATTRPRPKTIHVDAGTELDSGALTPSRGKKGSSSNLSTASLTSPTMRRDYYRGSQDSLTAAHFDERRSGPLYRGGSLRDSPDDGRGSSPCRSMNQLGRRGSYKTSRDVQEPQQQVRGRPKYPSYQNFKGRKSNSLMNLCGSSSDQDGMMCRYTDTDSGLGRATPPRRAPSPGMGSMRHLPSPSGPGSLPPGLMTKRRVFDDGSSDISSTPSSMMDYNGPRLYKQPTTKSNRGIMLNAVEYCVFPGTVNKEAKRRVLDEIARSESKHFLILFRDAGCQFRALYSYCPDREEVSKLYGTGPKQVMDKMFDKFFKYNSGAKCFSQVHTKHLTVTIDAFTIHNSLWQGKKVNLPNKKDMPLVI